From a region of the Pseudoclavibacter endophyticus genome:
- a CDS encoding asparagine synthase, with the protein MTDDNASATRGARVLGGRPTSEQSATDGMYIAVAATRLSLKNRILVEVLHGGQEYEAERFIGDARDALLRLADEAHGDAERLRDIMREIRGLGLRRRRRQGYRRDDVTNLRRRLEQAELVEQTLRARADDDDALRELVSAAHEAAWDEIARNIHHNLASEYERVVVDEADREDRERRIDEVATIDLARLAEETAGRRAESGDAAEEHGARNARASRGSRGSGAIRPSRGNRLRAWWARRRGR; encoded by the coding sequence ATGACCGACGACAACGCGAGCGCGACTCGCGGCGCTCGGGTCTTGGGCGGGCGCCCGACGTCGGAGCAGTCGGCCACTGACGGCATGTACATCGCCGTGGCCGCGACCCGTCTCTCGCTGAAGAACCGCATCCTCGTCGAGGTGCTGCACGGCGGCCAGGAATACGAGGCCGAACGATTCATCGGCGACGCGCGTGACGCTCTGCTGCGTCTCGCCGACGAGGCGCACGGCGACGCCGAGCGACTTCGAGACATCATGCGCGAGATTCGCGGGCTCGGGCTCCGCCGGCGCCGGCGCCAGGGCTATCGGCGCGACGACGTCACGAATCTGCGGCGGCGACTCGAGCAGGCGGAGCTCGTCGAGCAGACGCTGCGGGCGCGTGCCGACGACGACGATGCGCTGCGCGAGCTGGTCTCGGCGGCGCACGAGGCGGCGTGGGATGAGATCGCCCGGAACATCCACCACAACCTCGCGAGCGAGTACGAGCGCGTCGTGGTCGACGAGGCCGATCGCGAGGATCGTGAGCGGCGCATCGACGAGGTCGCGACGATCGACCTCGCGCGGTTGGCGGAAGAGACGGCCGGGCGACGCGCTGAGTCGGGCGACGCGGCCGAGGAACACGGCGCGCGGAATGCGCGAGCGAGCCGGGGGAGTCGCGGCTCCGGTGCGATCCGTCCGTCCCGGGGCAACCGCCTACGCGCGTGGTGGGCGCGGCGTCGAGGTCGCTAG
- a CDS encoding VOC family protein has protein sequence MNRYVHYREGQVAWVDLTTTDLSRSAAFYAELFGWDIDDLGPEAGGYRMATVATQPVAGLLQASSAHPLEAWSVYLSVDDIDDAYERAERAGAHPLVPPYALDGQGRYALVADPGGAVLGLWQGAAHHGTQIHSFAGSPGWFEIHTKGYDAACRFYREAFGLTIEPLAEDDGFRYSTARLADGSAPAFGIFDVSTSRPASMASTWTVYFLTADADRDVERAVSLGARLTFGPEDSVYGRMATFIDPQGAAFNLIEPPLPEPAPGAAAPVAIDASERTGDDPTASTDADPADDAGSEGGQADRES, from the coding sequence GTGAACCGGTACGTGCACTACCGCGAGGGCCAGGTGGCTTGGGTCGACCTCACGACCACCGACCTGTCGCGCTCGGCTGCGTTCTATGCTGAGCTGTTCGGGTGGGACATCGACGACCTCGGGCCCGAGGCCGGCGGCTATCGCATGGCGACCGTCGCGACCCAGCCGGTCGCCGGCCTCCTGCAGGCGAGCTCCGCGCATCCGCTCGAGGCCTGGAGCGTGTACCTCTCGGTCGACGACATCGACGACGCGTACGAGCGCGCCGAACGTGCCGGCGCGCATCCGCTCGTGCCGCCCTACGCGCTCGACGGTCAGGGACGCTATGCGCTCGTTGCCGACCCCGGCGGCGCCGTGCTGGGGCTGTGGCAGGGCGCTGCGCACCACGGCACCCAGATCCACTCGTTCGCCGGCAGTCCCGGGTGGTTCGAGATCCACACGAAGGGCTACGACGCGGCGTGCCGCTTCTATCGCGAGGCGTTCGGGCTCACGATCGAGCCGCTCGCCGAAGACGATGGCTTCCGCTATTCGACCGCGAGGCTCGCTGACGGGTCGGCCCCCGCCTTCGGCATCTTCGACGTGTCGACGAGTCGACCCGCCTCGATGGCGAGCACCTGGACCGTGTACTTCCTGACCGCCGACGCCGACCGCGACGTCGAGCGCGCGGTGTCGCTCGGCGCGCGCCTGACGTTCGGCCCGGAAGACTCCGTGTACGGGCGCATGGCCACGTTCATCGACCCGCAAGGCGCGGCGTTCAACCTCATCGAACCGCCCCTGCCCGAGCCGGCGCCGGGCGCCGCGGCGCCGGTGGCGATCGACGCCTCGGAGCGCACCGGCGACGACCCGACGGCATCGACCGATGCGGACCCCGCGGATGATGCCGGTTCTGAAGGCGGACAGGCCGACCGCGAGTCCTGA
- a CDS encoding thioredoxin family protein, with protein sequence MATVELTPETFESTVANDGITLIDFWASWCGPCRMFGPIYEAASESHAEVAFTKFDTEEYNAFSGALGIQSIPTIWAFRDGVLLFQQAGVLPAEALDQLVDALKAVDMDEVHAKLAEQRAAKEAPEAPEQ encoded by the coding sequence ATGGCCACGGTCGAACTCACCCCCGAGACCTTCGAGAGCACGGTCGCGAACGACGGCATCACGCTCATCGATTTCTGGGCATCGTGGTGCGGGCCGTGCCGCATGTTCGGCCCGATCTACGAGGCGGCGTCGGAGTCGCACGCTGAGGTGGCGTTCACGAAGTTCGACACCGAGGAGTACAACGCGTTCTCGGGTGCGCTCGGCATTCAGTCGATTCCGACGATCTGGGCGTTCCGCGATGGCGTGCTGCTGTTCCAGCAGGCGGGTGTGCTGCCGGCCGAGGCCCTCGACCAGCTCGTCGACGCGCTGAAGGCCGTCGACATGGACGAGGTGCATGCGAAGCTCGCCGAGCAACGCGCCGCCAAGGAAGCGCCCGAAGCGCCCGAACAGTAG
- a CDS encoding BCCT family transporter: MSSDTPNQDSTADTAHPAPPGEGAQATTATDDDVVTYTNPLNGESFDRDPSISGVSSSLLLGQEDSDEEITRKLRRQGVRIGRGMIAPRVFWPALIVIVAVAAMALAFPQFTNDVFTGAQNWIVADFGWYYMLAIGFFVVFVVGIAFTKLGAVRLGRDDEKPEFGVLSWFAMLFSAGMGIGLIFYGVGEPLTYATTMPKPGWEGSDTELAGLAMAQTFVHWGLHPWAVYAVIGLALAFAIHRRGRPVSIRWALEPLFGERVKGWVGDVIDVVAIFGTVFGVATSLGLGVQQIASGMEAIGVVGESDVWLLVILILVITALAMVSVISGLGAGIKWLSNINLSLAGLLLISMLILGPTLFLLRNFVESLGVYLANVLQMTVDVGAYQGAPAQEWLSSWTIFYWGWWIAWAPFVGVFIARISRGRTVRQFIAGVLLVPTIVGFIWFSVMGGSGLFRQFFGEGDLVQDGEVSPEGVLFQVIGDLPLGDVLSVLTIIVVAIFFITSSDSGSLVVDMLASGGHPNPPVWSRVLWAVLEGALAITLLLAGGLGALQAGSLITALPFSIILILMCIATVRALRYEHRQLEYRQTMERLERVTQHVTGELSSSLEDVPELRSYVDDRIDYRLSRTRGIGRQGRSERPRTGR, translated from the coding sequence ATGAGTTCCGATACGCCGAACCAGGACTCGACGGCCGACACCGCGCATCCTGCGCCGCCGGGCGAAGGCGCCCAGGCGACGACCGCGACCGACGATGACGTCGTCACGTACACGAACCCGCTGAACGGCGAGTCGTTCGACAGAGACCCGTCGATCTCCGGAGTTTCCTCGAGCCTCCTGCTCGGGCAGGAGGACTCGGACGAAGAGATCACCCGGAAGCTGCGGCGCCAGGGCGTTCGGATCGGGAGGGGCATGATCGCCCCTCGCGTGTTCTGGCCGGCGCTGATCGTGATCGTGGCCGTCGCTGCGATGGCACTGGCGTTCCCCCAGTTCACCAACGACGTGTTCACGGGAGCGCAGAACTGGATCGTCGCCGATTTCGGCTGGTACTACATGCTCGCGATCGGCTTCTTCGTGGTGTTCGTGGTCGGGATCGCCTTCACGAAGCTGGGTGCGGTCAGGCTCGGCCGAGATGATGAGAAGCCCGAGTTCGGCGTGCTGAGCTGGTTCGCCATGCTCTTCTCCGCAGGCATGGGCATCGGCCTCATCTTCTACGGGGTCGGTGAGCCCCTCACCTACGCCACGACCATGCCGAAGCCCGGCTGGGAGGGGAGCGACACCGAGCTGGCGGGCCTCGCAATGGCCCAGACCTTTGTGCATTGGGGCCTTCACCCCTGGGCGGTCTACGCGGTCATCGGGCTGGCCCTGGCGTTCGCGATTCACCGGCGCGGCCGACCCGTCTCGATCCGCTGGGCCCTCGAGCCGCTCTTCGGCGAGCGCGTCAAGGGCTGGGTCGGTGACGTGATCGACGTCGTGGCCATCTTCGGCACCGTGTTCGGCGTCGCGACCTCGCTCGGTCTCGGCGTGCAGCAGATCGCGTCCGGGATGGAGGCGATCGGCGTCGTCGGCGAGTCCGACGTGTGGCTGCTCGTCATCCTCATTCTCGTCATCACCGCCCTCGCGATGGTCTCGGTCATCTCGGGGCTCGGCGCCGGCATCAAGTGGTTGTCGAACATCAACCTGTCGCTCGCGGGACTGCTGCTCATCTCGATGCTCATCCTCGGCCCGACCCTGTTCCTCCTGCGCAACTTCGTCGAGTCGCTCGGCGTGTATCTCGCGAACGTGCTGCAGATGACGGTCGACGTCGGCGCCTACCAGGGCGCGCCCGCGCAGGAGTGGCTCTCGTCCTGGACCATCTTCTACTGGGGCTGGTGGATCGCCTGGGCGCCGTTCGTCGGCGTCTTCATCGCCCGCATCAGCCGCGGTCGCACGGTGCGCCAGTTCATCGCGGGCGTGCTGCTCGTTCCCACGATCGTCGGGTTCATCTGGTTCTCCGTCATGGGCGGCTCGGGCCTGTTCCGGCAGTTCTTCGGTGAGGGCGACCTCGTCCAGGACGGCGAGGTATCGCCCGAGGGCGTGCTGTTCCAGGTCATCGGCGACCTTCCGCTCGGGGACGTCTTGTCGGTCCTGACGATCATCGTGGTGGCGATCTTCTTCATCACGTCCTCCGACTCCGGCTCGCTGGTCGTCGACATGCTCGCCTCGGGCGGCCACCCCAACCCGCCGGTGTGGTCGCGCGTGCTGTGGGCAGTGCTCGAGGGCGCGCTCGCCATCACCCTGCTGCTCGCGGGCGGGCTCGGGGCTCTGCAGGCCGGGTCGCTCATCACGGCGCTGCCGTTCAGCATCATCCTGATCCTCATGTGCATCGCGACCGTGCGCGCGCTGCGGTACGAGCACCGGCAGCTCGAATACCGTCAGACGATGGAACGGCTCGAACGCGTCACGCAGCACGTCACGGGCGAGCTCAGCAGCAGTCTGGAAGATGTGCCGGAGCTGCGCTCGTACGTCGACGACCGCATCGATTACCGCCTCTCGCGCACCCGCGGGATCGGGCGGCAGGGCAGGAGCGAGAGGCCGCGCACCGGGCGCTGA
- a CDS encoding carboxymuconolactone decarboxylase family protein, with the protein MRIQRLTPEQLTHEQRELYDAIAGGPRAAGPQRFALTADDGSLNGPFNGFLLAPAVGDALQGVGAAIRYRTALGDRARELAILLVAARWNSAFERHAHEAIATGLGFDEATLDAVRREDLAPFDGTERAVGDATLALLDGDLDDDAYEAALASLGEAAIFELTTLVGYYSTLALQLRVFRVDEAPLATSTPRPPRA; encoded by the coding sequence ATGCGCATCCAACGCCTGACACCCGAGCAGTTGACCCACGAGCAGCGCGAGCTCTATGACGCAATCGCCGGCGGGCCGCGCGCTGCGGGCCCGCAGCGCTTCGCCCTCACCGCCGACGATGGCAGTCTCAACGGCCCGTTCAACGGCTTCCTCCTCGCTCCCGCCGTGGGCGACGCGCTGCAGGGGGTGGGCGCGGCGATCCGCTACCGCACCGCGCTCGGCGACCGTGCCCGCGAGCTCGCCATCCTGCTCGTGGCCGCCCGCTGGAACAGCGCGTTCGAACGGCACGCGCACGAGGCCATCGCCACGGGCCTCGGCTTCGATGAGGCGACGCTCGACGCCGTCCGCCGCGAGGACCTCGCCCCGTTCGACGGCACCGAGCGCGCCGTCGGCGACGCGACGCTCGCGCTGCTCGACGGCGACCTCGATGACGATGCCTACGAGGCTGCTCTCGCGTCGCTCGGCGAGGCCGCGATCTTCGAGCTCACGACGCTCGTGGGGTACTACTCGACCCTGGCCCTGCAATTGCGCGTGTTCCGCGTCGACGAGGCGCCGCTAGCGACCTCGACGCCGCGCCCACCACGCGCGTAG
- a CDS encoding response regulator transcription factor: protein MSHVLIVEDEERIRSFIAKGLKAAGFATSAVATGLEGLDLGASGDIDLIVLDVGLPDIDGFEVLRELRGMGVSVPVIMLTARTSLEDTVAGLTGGADDYVPKPFRFEELLARIRLRLRTDDAPASAPMRLTVGSLTLDLGTRRATVDGSQVDLSAREFALAVEFMRHPGQVLSREQLLASVWGFDFDPGSNVVDVYVRYLRRKLGTERFETVRGMGYRLADRA from the coding sequence ATGAGTCACGTCCTCATCGTGGAAGACGAGGAGCGCATCCGCTCGTTCATCGCCAAGGGGCTCAAGGCCGCCGGGTTCGCGACCAGCGCCGTCGCCACCGGGCTCGAGGGCCTCGACCTCGGTGCATCGGGTGACATCGACCTCATCGTGCTCGACGTGGGGTTGCCGGACATCGACGGGTTCGAGGTCCTGCGCGAGCTTCGCGGCATGGGCGTCTCGGTGCCCGTCATCATGCTCACCGCCCGAACGTCGCTCGAAGACACGGTCGCGGGCCTCACGGGCGGCGCCGACGACTACGTGCCGAAACCGTTCCGGTTCGAGGAGCTGCTCGCGCGCATCCGGCTGCGGCTTCGCACCGACGATGCGCCGGCGAGCGCGCCGATGCGACTCACCGTCGGCTCCCTCACCCTCGACCTCGGCACTCGGCGGGCGACGGTCGACGGCTCGCAGGTCGACCTGTCGGCGCGCGAGTTCGCCCTCGCGGTCGAGTTCATGCGCCACCCGGGGCAGGTGCTGAGCCGGGAGCAGCTGCTCGCGAGCGTCTGGGGGTTCGATTTCGATCCCGGCTCCAACGTCGTTGACGTGTACGTGCGCTATCTGCGCCGCAAGCTCGGGACGGAGCGCTTCGAGACGGTGCGCGGCATGGGCTACCGGCTCGCCGATCGCGCGTGA
- a CDS encoding DsbA family oxidoreductase, with product MSAESKAPVRVDVWSDIACPWCAIGTVRLDAAIAEVSSREDAPAFDVRYHAYLLDPDAAPTDLTHAEDLARRKGLSLEQVTQMHEHVRQSAAGDGIAFDFDAVKPASTRKGHELIALAAERGRQREAVRALHDAYFVHGRRVDDLDTLVDIGTGLGLGLQAGEIRDALETGALETRVDIDLDEARRLGVQGVPFYVFDAKYAFSGAQQAEQIVRVIDHVAAEASHERD from the coding sequence ATGAGCGCTGAGAGCAAAGCCCCCGTTCGCGTCGACGTCTGGTCCGACATCGCCTGCCCGTGGTGCGCGATCGGCACCGTGCGTCTCGACGCCGCCATCGCCGAGGTCTCGTCGCGTGAGGATGCGCCGGCGTTCGACGTCCGCTATCACGCGTACCTCCTCGATCCGGACGCCGCACCGACCGACCTCACGCACGCGGAGGACCTCGCCCGCAGGAAGGGACTCTCGCTCGAGCAGGTCACGCAGATGCACGAGCACGTCAGGCAGTCCGCGGCAGGCGACGGCATCGCGTTCGACTTCGATGCGGTGAAGCCGGCGTCGACCCGAAAGGGGCACGAACTCATCGCTTTAGCCGCCGAGCGCGGCCGGCAGCGCGAGGCCGTACGCGCGCTGCACGACGCGTACTTCGTGCACGGTCGCCGCGTCGACGACCTCGACACCCTCGTCGACATCGGGACCGGGCTCGGGCTCGGGCTCCAGGCCGGCGAGATCCGCGACGCACTCGAGACCGGCGCGCTCGAGACGCGTGTCGACATCGATCTCGACGAGGCCCGTCGCCTCGGCGTGCAGGGCGTGCCCTTCTACGTGTTCGACGCGAAGTACGCGTTCTCCGGGGCGCAGCAGGCCGAGCAGATCGTGCGGGTCATCGACCACGTCGCCGCTGAAGCGAGCCACGAGCGCGACTAG
- a CDS encoding aminoglycoside phosphotransferase/kinase family protein — protein sequence MNPADSTRDALALLTGPDAPGLVQLAITGRADARLPDFTADIVAVHHRPGADTSVRYDVRYRAIAHDRDTSVVVTDSFLLSTGRAARGGEGVVELRRGDDVLYAWRFPGDPALPALAAALDPSTVGRWLGAPVVTAREADADGPDAARDPAAFAAAVVTHRPLRRATVRVCARGEEHFVKTVRRREADALVRRHRVAAEAGIGPQIVAEPMPGTVVLRRAGGENLASTLAAARDGDPFPAPEGFIALLERLPRTALSLPRRAPWSERLDFHARAASDAHPDLAGRLDRIRDRVETLLASAPTGPVVPVHGDPSVTNVFVEAGAPAGFIDLDSLGPGYRVDDLATVLAHLAVLRPLAPETYPQADATVEAWHRAFEAQREIDPVALRARVAAVLVSLVAGSPQGQAEARVGLAEAWCRLAAAADDDVPRPSSSPRTVRRHEAITLLAHRPLQHPHPAPAESANGPRPAPQTVRRPA from the coding sequence GTGAACCCCGCAGATTCCACTCGCGATGCCCTCGCGTTGCTCACGGGCCCGGACGCTCCCGGACTCGTGCAGCTCGCCATCACTGGGCGGGCCGATGCGCGGCTCCCCGACTTCACCGCCGACATCGTCGCCGTGCACCACCGTCCCGGCGCCGACACGAGTGTGCGGTACGACGTGCGATACCGCGCGATCGCCCACGACCGGGACACCTCCGTCGTGGTGACAGACTCGTTTCTGCTCTCGACCGGCCGGGCAGCACGCGGCGGCGAGGGCGTCGTCGAGCTGCGGCGGGGCGATGACGTGCTGTACGCCTGGCGCTTTCCCGGCGACCCCGCGCTGCCGGCGCTCGCCGCGGCCCTCGACCCGAGCACCGTCGGGCGCTGGCTCGGGGCGCCCGTCGTCACTGCTCGGGAGGCGGACGCCGACGGCCCAGACGCGGCGCGCGACCCGGCCGCGTTTGCGGCGGCTGTCGTCACGCACCGGCCGCTGCGCCGCGCGACCGTGCGCGTGTGCGCCCGCGGTGAGGAGCATTTCGTGAAGACGGTACGCCGACGCGAGGCCGATGCGCTCGTTCGGCGGCACCGCGTGGCCGCCGAGGCCGGCATCGGCCCCCAGATCGTCGCCGAGCCGATGCCCGGCACCGTCGTCCTGCGACGCGCAGGGGGAGAGAACCTGGCGAGCACGCTCGCCGCCGCGCGTGACGGTGATCCCTTCCCGGCACCTGAGGGGTTCATCGCGCTGCTCGAACGCCTGCCCCGGACGGCGCTGTCGCTGCCGCGACGCGCCCCGTGGTCGGAACGGCTCGACTTCCACGCGCGGGCGGCATCCGACGCGCATCCCGATCTCGCCGGGCGCCTCGACCGGATCCGCGACCGTGTGGAGACGCTGCTCGCCTCGGCCCCGACCGGGCCGGTCGTTCCGGTGCACGGCGATCCCTCGGTGACGAACGTGTTCGTGGAGGCGGGCGCACCCGCCGGCTTCATCGATCTCGACAGCCTCGGCCCGGGGTACCGGGTGGACGACCTCGCGACCGTGCTCGCGCACCTCGCCGTGCTGCGGCCGCTCGCGCCGGAGACGTACCCGCAGGCGGACGCGACCGTCGAGGCGTGGCACCGAGCTTTCGAGGCGCAGCGCGAAATCGACCCCGTCGCCCTCCGCGCCCGCGTCGCCGCCGTGCTCGTGTCGCTCGTCGCTGGTTCGCCGCAGGGCCAGGCCGAGGCGCGCGTCGGACTCGCCGAGGCGTGGTGCCGGCTCGCCGCCGCCGCCGACGACGACGTGCCCCGTCCATCGTCGAGCCCGCGCACCGTGAGGCGACACGAGGCGATCACGCTGCTCGCGCACCGACCGCTCCAGCATCCCCATCCGGCGCCGGCAGAATCCGCAAACGGGCCGCGACCGGCCCCCCAGACCGTGAGGAGACCAGCATGA
- a CDS encoding DUF4031 domain-containing protein has translation MSILIDPPAWPAHGTRWSHLVSDTSYEELHTFAHRLGVSRRAFDLDHYDVVADLHEAAIAAGAIPVASRELVSRLAASGLRVAPVDRPRAYATRRTSWLRADWASIAPRVGVTGAAAAAGAADEADAVDPPAGSDELDLPRAWASLGELLLARWAEPHRHYHDDVHLHDVLLALDQLADAGATVSPEVRLAAWFHDAVYDGRPGDDERTSAALARTALADAGLEPGTVDEVERLVLATLPGAAAPSEADANAATLLDADLSIFAAGHKRYRDYAVAVRAEYAHVPEADFRAGRVSILRSYRDRPRIYTTSIARHQWEARARRNLEAEIAGLEGRHGAAG, from the coding sequence ATGTCGATCCTCATCGATCCGCCGGCGTGGCCGGCTCACGGCACTCGATGGAGCCACCTCGTCTCGGACACCAGCTACGAGGAGCTCCACACGTTCGCCCACCGGCTCGGCGTCTCGCGGCGCGCGTTCGACCTCGACCACTACGACGTCGTGGCCGACCTCCACGAGGCGGCAATCGCGGCGGGAGCGATTCCCGTGGCGAGCCGCGAACTCGTCTCGCGGCTCGCGGCCTCCGGACTGCGCGTCGCGCCCGTTGACCGTCCCCGCGCGTACGCGACGCGACGCACCTCGTGGCTTCGTGCCGACTGGGCGTCGATTGCGCCGCGCGTCGGGGTCACGGGTGCCGCCGCGGCGGCCGGCGCCGCCGATGAGGCGGATGCCGTCGACCCGCCCGCGGGCAGCGATGAGCTCGATCTTCCGCGCGCCTGGGCATCGCTCGGCGAGCTGCTGCTCGCCCGCTGGGCCGAGCCGCACCGCCACTACCACGACGACGTGCACTTGCACGACGTACTGCTGGCGCTCGACCAGCTCGCCGACGCCGGCGCGACCGTCTCGCCCGAGGTACGGCTGGCGGCGTGGTTCCACGACGCCGTCTACGACGGACGGCCGGGCGACGACGAGCGCACCTCAGCCGCGCTCGCGCGGACGGCGCTCGCCGACGCAGGGCTCGAGCCGGGCACCGTCGACGAGGTCGAGCGACTTGTGCTCGCGACGCTACCCGGCGCGGCCGCGCCGAGCGAGGCCGACGCGAACGCGGCGACGCTGCTCGATGCCGACCTTTCGATCTTCGCGGCCGGGCACAAGCGCTACCGGGACTATGCCGTCGCGGTGCGCGCCGAGTACGCCCACGTGCCAGAGGCCGACTTCCGCGCCGGGCGGGTGAGCATCCTGCGGTCGTACCGTGACCGACCGCGCATCTACACGACCAGCATCGCGCGGCACCAGTGGGAGGCACGTGCCCGGCGGAACCTCGAGGCCGAGATCGCCGGCCTCGAGGGCCGGCACGGCGCCGCCGGCTGA
- a CDS encoding sensor histidine kinase, translating to MRRAGASVRVRLVTAVVVLLALALGVLTFLDISLQRQQVISRIDTELDRRWNELIQLTATGVDPETGRAFETADQLVRVALQRTVPAPNEGELGIVDGAVAWTAQAEVPTRLEDDPEFLAHIAVLTSGSSVVRGSVTTNHTTYDYLIVPVAVSNEPTTTVGAVVYAFDRNAELEVVATAMWWRLLLATGVFVIGATVIWFLVGRLMRPIGLVRQTAEEITDTDLSRRIPVHGNDDLAQLTVTVNSMLDRLETAMSSQRNLLDDVGHELRTPLTVVRGHLELMDAGDPSDARATRDLVVDEIDRMNRLVNDLTLLAAASRPDFATLQPVHVGLLVDDALEKARSLGDRNWRLGGFVDTEAMLDAQRITQALLQLAANAVRYSESGTSVTFAAIEDGEHIRLSVRDEGRGIPSGELEGIFDRFARVRQAGDRIDGSGLGLAIVRSICDAHGGTVEVVSAIGMGSTFTLVLPRRAATGAEVTQRDIADELGTPMGGAALGGRNA from the coding sequence ATGCGGCGCGCGGGCGCCTCGGTCCGAGTCCGCCTGGTCACCGCCGTCGTCGTCTTGCTCGCGCTGGCCCTCGGCGTGCTCACTTTCCTCGATATCAGCCTGCAGCGTCAGCAGGTCATCAGCCGCATCGACACTGAGCTCGATCGTCGCTGGAACGAGCTGATTCAGCTCACGGCGACCGGCGTCGATCCAGAAACGGGCCGTGCGTTCGAAACCGCCGATCAGCTCGTGCGCGTGGCACTGCAGCGTACGGTCCCCGCCCCCAACGAGGGCGAGCTCGGCATCGTCGACGGAGCCGTCGCATGGACGGCCCAGGCCGAGGTGCCGACGCGGCTCGAGGACGACCCCGAGTTCCTCGCGCACATCGCCGTCCTCACGAGCGGCTCGTCGGTCGTGCGGGGCTCGGTGACGACGAATCACACGACCTATGACTACCTCATCGTGCCGGTCGCGGTCTCGAACGAACCCACGACGACCGTCGGCGCCGTCGTCTACGCCTTCGACCGCAACGCCGAGCTCGAGGTCGTCGCAACGGCCATGTGGTGGCGGTTGCTGCTCGCGACCGGCGTGTTCGTCATCGGCGCGACCGTCATTTGGTTCCTGGTCGGCCGGCTCATGCGGCCCATCGGCCTCGTCCGCCAGACCGCCGAGGAGATCACCGACACCGACCTGTCGCGACGCATCCCCGTGCACGGCAACGACGACCTGGCGCAGCTCACGGTGACCGTGAACTCGATGCTCGATCGCCTCGAGACGGCGATGTCGTCACAGCGCAATCTGCTCGACGATGTCGGTCACGAATTGCGCACGCCCCTCACCGTCGTACGGGGTCACCTCGAATTGATGGATGCCGGCGATCCGTCGGACGCGCGCGCAACGCGCGATCTCGTGGTCGATGAGATCGACCGCATGAACCGTCTCGTCAACGACCTCACGCTGCTCGCGGCCGCGAGCCGACCCGACTTCGCGACGTTGCAGCCCGTGCACGTCGGGCTGCTCGTCGACGACGCGCTCGAGAAGGCGAGATCGCTCGGCGATCGGAACTGGCGGCTCGGAGGGTTCGTGGATACCGAAGCGATGCTCGACGCTCAGCGCATCACGCAGGCGCTGCTGCAGCTCGCGGCCAACGCCGTGCGGTACTCCGAGTCGGGCACATCGGTGACGTTCGCCGCGATTGAGGACGGCGAGCACATCCGGCTGTCGGTGCGAGACGAGGGTCGTGGCATCCCGTCCGGCGAACTGGAGGGGATCTTCGACCGGTTCGCGCGCGTCCGGCAGGCGGGCGACCGCATCGATGGATCGGGCCTCGGACTCGCCATCGTGCGCAGCATCTGCGATGCGCACGGCGGTACGGTCGAGGTCGTCTCGGCGATCGGCATGGGCTCGACCTTTACGCTGGTCCTTCCTCGCCGGGCTGCGACGGGCGCCGAGGTGACGCAGCGCGACATCGCCGACGAACTCGGTACCCCGATGGGTGGCGCCGCGCTTGGAGGAAGAAACGCATGA